The sequence AGCTTTACCACCGCTAGTAACAACTAATAAGTCTTTTTGAGTATTAGTTTCGTGAGCTTGAAGTATGAAATCGTAATCGGGAACTGCACTGTCAGATTTCGACCTTTTTGAAGATGAATTAATTCTACGCACGTAGCCGCGCTGAGAAAAATCCAAAATTACATCTTCAACAGGTGCCTGTATTGCTGAACTTCCCCCTTTCGATTTAGCACCTTTATCTTTTTGGCTGCCTTTATTGTTTTGTCGGGCAAATGCTTTATTATCTGGTTTTTCTACAAATTTACTGCGTCGTTTATCGTTATAAGAACGCTTCAAACTGCGTAAATCTTTCTTTAGACTTTTAAGTAATTCTTTTCTATCGCTGAGTAATTTACGTAGGATATTGATTCTAGATTCAAGTTCTTCGTGTTCTTCCTGCAACTTTTGTCGTTCCATGCCAGTAAGGCGACGTAAAGGCATAGCTAAAATTTCATCAGCCTGTACTTCACTCAATTCCAGTCTACTGATAAGACCTACTTTAGCTGTAGAACCGTCGGGAGCCTGCCGCAAAATATCTATGACTTCATCTACTTGCGAAAGCGCTGCAAGCAAACCTTCTACCAAATGCGATCTATTTTCTGCTTTACCTAATTCATGAGAGTAGCGACGATTAAGAGTTTGTTCGCGAAAATCCAAAAATTCTTGCAGTAATTGACGCAAACTCAACTGACGCGGTTGTCCGTTAATCAACCCTAGAAGAATTGCTCCAAAAGTAGTTTGTAGGGCACTTTGCTGGTACAGATAGTACAGAACTTCTTGAGGATTAGTATCGCGCTTTAACTCGATTACTACACGCATTCCATCGCGATCGCTCTCGTCGCGAATGTCACCAATTCCTGTCAATCGCCCCTGATTGACTAAATCGGCGACTTTTTCAATCCAACCCGCCTTATTTACTTGATAAGGTAATTCCGTGACAACGATTGCGGTACGTCTTTTGTTACCTCGTCCGGTGGGTACTTCTTCTACATTGGCAACTCCCCGCAGCAAAATACCACCTCTGCCAGTGGTATAAGCTTCTTTGATAGCGTCTTTTCCAACAATTTCTCCACCAGTTGGAAAATCGGGACCTGGTATAATTTTGAATAATTTTTCGTCAGATAAATTCGGGTTGTCAATCAAAGCAATCAACCCATCCACCACTTCACCTAAATTGTGAGGTGGAATATTCGTAGCCATTCCTACAGCGATTCCGGCACAACCATTAAGCAATAAAAACGGTAGCTGTGCGGGTAAAACAGTTGGTTCCTGTTGAGAATTATCAAAGTTGCCGATAAATTCTACCGTTTCTTCGCCAATTTCGGAGAGCATTCCTTCATGGCTGATAGATGCAAGGCGCGTTTCTGTGTAGCGCATTGCCGCTGGAGGGTCGTTATCTACACTACCGAAGTTGCCATGTCCCCCCAGTAAAGGGTAACGGCTAGAAAATGTTTGCACTAAGCGGACTAAAGCATCGTAAACCGCTTGGTCTCCGTGGGGGTGATATTTACCCAACACGTCTCCAACAACACGAGCGCATTTTCGGTAAGGTCTGTCCGGAGTTAAACCAAGTTCGTGCATGGCGTACAAAATGCGCCGATGAACCGGTTTCAAGCCATCGCGTACATCTGGTAACGCCCTTCCCACGATTACACTCATGGCATATTCAAGATAAGACCTTTGCATCTCCGTATGCAAGGCTGTAGTGATTACCTGTCCCGTGGAGAGAAGGTTTAACTGTTTTGCCATGAGTTTTTTCCCTGAACTTTAACTACACAAAAAATATTGCCGTAACTAATAGGAGCAGCAACCTTACTTATAACGGATGAAATGCTCTGCATCACAAAATCTTGATATTTATGTCTTACTTTTTAGGTAGTATCATTATCCTTGTTTACAAGGATACAAATTTCCTAAGGTCGAATGTAGACACGGTGTAAATCGTGCTATCTTCAATCCTTTATCCCCCTCAAATACGCTATATTGCGATCAATTCTCATGAAAACTGTGTTGATTGTCGAAGACGATCTTGTTAATGCTCGCGTTTTCTCCAAAATTTTAACCAAACGCGGAGGTTTAGGTGTTAAACACACTGAGAACGTAGACGAAGTAATCAAAATTGCTCAAGCAAAAGAAGCAGACATTATTTTAATGGATGTTTCTCTTTCTAGAAGCGTTTACCAAGGTAAATCAGTTGACGGTATCAAAATTACTCAAATGTTGAAATCTGACCCCCAAACAGCAACATTACCTATTATCTTGGTCACAGCCCACGCTATGGAAGGCGATCGCGAAAGTTTTCTTAAACAAAGCGGCGCTGATGGTTATATTTCCAAACCAGTGGTGGATCATCAACAGTTTGTTGAGCAAATCATCGCACTTTTGCCAGAAGACAACAACGCTCCTTAAAAAAAATACTTCTTTGAGGAACATTCACACCCTTGCCTATTGGATAAAATCCAGGGGCAGGCTAGTTATTCCTCAATGGCGAATATATCAGCCCGTTAATAAGGTTTTAAAGCCTGCCCCAAGATCCAAATCTAAAAAAACAAGCAGGCTTAGTATAAATAAGTACCGATTGCACGATAAGTCAATTAGTCTTAAAGCCTGCCCATTTTTTATGGAAATTGTAATCCATCAATCAAGCTATTCCAACCTTGATTACCACAATATATATGTACTACTAAATTTACTTTTAGGCAATAGAGTAGATAATTTGCG comes from Rivularia sp. PCC 7116 and encodes:
- the gyrA gene encoding DNA topoisomerase (ATP-hydrolyzing) subunit A, whose translation is MAKQLNLLSTGQVITTALHTEMQRSYLEYAMSVIVGRALPDVRDGLKPVHRRILYAMHELGLTPDRPYRKCARVVGDVLGKYHPHGDQAVYDALVRLVQTFSSRYPLLGGHGNFGSVDNDPPAAMRYTETRLASISHEGMLSEIGEETVEFIGNFDNSQQEPTVLPAQLPFLLLNGCAGIAVGMATNIPPHNLGEVVDGLIALIDNPNLSDEKLFKIIPGPDFPTGGEIVGKDAIKEAYTTGRGGILLRGVANVEEVPTGRGNKRRTAIVVTELPYQVNKAGWIEKVADLVNQGRLTGIGDIRDESDRDGMRVVIELKRDTNPQEVLYYLYQQSALQTTFGAILLGLINGQPRQLSLRQLLQEFLDFREQTLNRRYSHELGKAENRSHLVEGLLAALSQVDEVIDILRQAPDGSTAKVGLISRLELSEVQADEILAMPLRRLTGMERQKLQEEHEELESRINILRKLLSDRKELLKSLKKDLRSLKRSYNDKRRSKFVEKPDNKAFARQNNKGSQKDKGAKSKGGSSAIQAPVEDVILDFSQRGYVRRINSSSKRSKSDSAVPDYDFILQAHETNTQKDLLVVTSGGKAYPLQIGEIPATARGGRGTPLITLLTSTAQSQGESIVSRLVIPDNSQKAYVILLTKQGRIKRLSAEELTNVTRRGVSILKLKENDELLLTKFVTPGEHLILASSGGRVLHFEVNDEQLPCMGRTAVGLQALRVGKQQQIVGCTRFNKNNNLLLVTQEGYAKQLSASKLKLANRGDLGAQAFKFAVPTDNLAGIGLVKPETQIALVTSNQRVIRLDGESVPLLTKNDKGEKVVELNRDEKIVSVHEINIDSNS
- a CDS encoding response regulator; the encoded protein is MKTVLIVEDDLVNARVFSKILTKRGGLGVKHTENVDEVIKIAQAKEADIILMDVSLSRSVYQGKSVDGIKITQMLKSDPQTATLPIILVTAHAMEGDRESFLKQSGADGYISKPVVDHQQFVEQIIALLPEDNNAP